The following are encoded together in the Halococcus salifodinae DSM 8989 genome:
- a CDS encoding RNA methyltransferase, with the protein MYVFELGGEDDAFAAREAASAAAAVEVVVPGLALAREVEHERVRTLAYTHRASRVLGRTDATIADATALLGDATLDVEGTVAVRARDVRRTTGIDTQLVERRLGGVLTDHGFAVDLDDPDHELRALFADGTCILGWLVTESVRDFGPRKPTKKPFFKPGSMDPLLARALVNIAGARSGNLLVDPMCGTGGILVEAGLVEADVVGFDAQATMAHGAARNLAHYLDGEADPEFATARSDATRLPLRDDAADAVVFDAPYGRQSKIEGDLDGVVAGAFTEVRRIAERAVVVGDRPWTTAAREAGWTVETTFERQVHRSLVRHIAVLD; encoded by the coding sequence GTGTACGTGTTCGAACTCGGTGGCGAGGACGACGCGTTCGCCGCCCGCGAGGCGGCGAGCGCGGCGGCCGCTGTCGAGGTCGTCGTACCGGGGCTCGCGCTCGCTCGCGAGGTCGAACACGAACGGGTCCGAACGCTCGCGTACACCCACCGGGCGAGTCGAGTGCTCGGCCGAACCGATGCCACCATCGCGGACGCCACGGCACTCCTCGGCGACGCGACGCTCGATGTCGAAGGAACGGTCGCGGTCCGGGCACGCGACGTGCGCCGCACGACGGGCATCGATACACAACTGGTCGAACGACGCCTCGGTGGCGTGCTCACCGACCACGGGTTCGCGGTCGATCTCGACGACCCCGACCACGAACTCCGAGCGCTGTTCGCGGACGGGACCTGCATTCTGGGGTGGCTCGTCACGGAGAGCGTTCGGGATTTCGGCCCGCGCAAACCCACCAAGAAGCCCTTCTTCAAACCGGGATCGATGGACCCGCTGCTCGCGCGTGCCCTCGTCAACATCGCGGGCGCGCGGTCCGGAAACCTCCTCGTCGATCCGATGTGCGGCACGGGAGGGATACTCGTCGAGGCGGGACTCGTCGAAGCGGACGTCGTCGGCTTCGACGCCCAGGCGACGATGGCCCACGGTGCGGCCCGGAATCTCGCACACTACCTCGATGGGGAAGCTGATCCCGAGTTCGCCACCGCGCGATCCGACGCAACCCGCCTGCCGCTTCGCGACGATGCGGCCGACGCGGTGGTGTTCGACGCACCGTACGGCCGTCAGTCGAAGATCGAGGGCGATCTCGATGGCGTGGTGGCGGGCGCGTTCACGGAAGTACGGCGGATCGCGGAGCGGGCGGTGGTGGTCGGTGATCGACCGTGGACGACCGCGGCGCGCGAAGCGGGGTGGACAGTCGAGACGACGTTCGAGCGCCAGGTCCACCGCTCGCTGGTGCGCCACATCGCGGTTCTCGACTGA
- the glpK gene encoding glycerol kinase GlpK yields MTSDTYVGAIDQGTTGTRFMIFDHGGEVVAQAYEKHEQIYPEPGWVEHDPVEIWEKTQAVVTEALDSAGLDAGQLEALGITNQRETTLIWDRASGRPIYNAIVWQDRRTTDRVEELEEAGKVEDIRAKTGLEADAYFSATKAEWLLDNADPLKTQGAQPADLRDRAAAGELCFGTIDTWLIWQLTGNHITDVTNASRTMLFDIHDMAWDDELLAEFDVPREMLPEVRPSSDDDFYGTTDSDGFLDAEIPVAGALGDQQAALFGQTCFDEGDAKNTYGTGSFFLLNTGDEAVESDHGLLTTVGFQRSGEPVQYALEGAIFVTGAAIEWLEDVGLINNAAQTADLARSVDSTDGVYFVPAFTGLGAPHWDGRARGTIVGMTRGTEKAHIVRAVLESIAFQTRDVAEAMAADAGLDINSLKVDGGAVKNDFLCQQQADIVGTEIVRPEVDETTALGSAYAAGLAVGYWDDPEELRDNWRVDREFSTDDEADVDGRYERWSEAVDRSRDWAREA; encoded by the coding sequence ATGACATCCGATACATACGTCGGCGCGATCGATCAGGGAACGACCGGCACGCGGTTCATGATCTTCGACCACGGCGGCGAAGTGGTCGCACAGGCCTACGAGAAACACGAACAGATCTACCCCGAGCCGGGGTGGGTCGAGCACGACCCCGTAGAGATCTGGGAGAAGACCCAGGCCGTCGTGACGGAGGCACTCGACAGTGCCGGGCTCGACGCCGGCCAGCTCGAAGCGCTCGGGATCACCAACCAGCGTGAGACCACGCTGATCTGGGACCGCGCGTCGGGACGGCCAATCTACAACGCGATCGTCTGGCAGGACCGTCGAACCACCGATCGTGTCGAGGAGCTGGAAGAAGCAGGGAAAGTCGAGGACATCCGGGCGAAGACCGGGCTCGAAGCCGACGCGTACTTCTCGGCGACCAAGGCCGAGTGGCTGCTCGACAACGCCGACCCGCTCAAGACCCAGGGTGCCCAGCCCGCCGACCTCAGGGATCGTGCCGCCGCCGGCGAACTCTGTTTCGGGACGATCGACACGTGGCTGATCTGGCAGCTCACCGGGAATCACATCACGGACGTCACGAACGCCTCCCGGACCATGCTGTTCGACATCCACGACATGGCGTGGGACGACGAGCTCCTGGCGGAGTTCGATGTACCCCGTGAGATGCTCCCCGAAGTCCGACCGTCCTCGGACGACGACTTCTACGGAACGACCGATTCTGATGGATTTCTCGACGCGGAAATCCCGGTCGCGGGCGCGCTCGGTGACCAGCAGGCCGCGCTGTTCGGCCAGACCTGTTTCGACGAGGGCGACGCGAAGAACACCTACGGCACCGGCTCCTTTTTCCTTCTCAACACGGGCGACGAGGCCGTCGAGAGCGATCACGGCCTCCTCACGACGGTCGGGTTCCAGCGCTCGGGCGAACCCGTCCAGTACGCGCTCGAAGGCGCGATCTTCGTGACGGGCGCGGCGATCGAGTGGCTCGAAGACGTCGGCCTCATCAACAACGCCGCCCAGACCGCGGATCTCGCCCGCTCGGTGGATTCGACAGACGGGGTCTACTTCGTGCCCGCGTTCACCGGCCTGGGCGCACCCCACTGGGACGGGCGTGCGCGCGGGACGATCGTGGGAATGACCCGCGGCACCGAGAAGGCACACATCGTCCGCGCGGTGCTCGAATCCATCGCGTTCCAGACCCGCGACGTCGCCGAGGCGATGGCGGCCGACGCGGGTCTCGACATCAATAGCCTGAAAGTCGACGGCGGCGCGGTGAAAAACGACTTCCTCTGCCAGCAGCAGGCAGACATCGTTGGCACCGAGATCGTCCGGCCCGAGGTCGACGAGACCACGGCGCTCGGCTCGGCGTACGCCGCCGGCCTCGCCGTGGGGTACTGGGATGACCCCGAGGAACTCCGGGACAACTGGCGTGTCGACCGCGAGTTCTCCACCGACGACGAGGCGGACGTCGACGGGCGCTACGAGCGGTGGAGCGAGGCGGTCGACCGATCGCGCGACTGGGCGCGGGAGGCCTGA
- a CDS encoding sulfurtransferase — MSDYANDVLVSTAWVNERLDGFERDDPSLRLLEVDIDPSNYDAGHVPGATKIDWERDLQDATTFDVPTRTDFERLLGDAAITADSTVVIYGDMMNWFAAYAYWLFIYYGHDDVRLLDGGRDRWRARDLPVTTDVPRFTGRSYEVTTTNGAVRADRPDVEDAMGRGVPLVDVRTPEEYRGEILAPPGWNEGVQRGGHIPGAVNVPWSQVVDDDGCFKPGAELRELYREAGLDPATEVITYCRIGERSALTWFVLSELLGYDDVRNYYGSWVEWGNTVGASIEKGQRAEIRRE; from the coding sequence ATGAGCGACTACGCGAACGACGTGCTCGTTTCGACCGCGTGGGTGAACGAGCGACTCGACGGGTTCGAGCGCGACGATCCCTCGCTTCGGCTGCTGGAGGTCGACATCGATCCGAGCAACTACGACGCGGGCCACGTGCCGGGAGCGACGAAGATCGACTGGGAGCGCGACCTCCAGGACGCCACGACGTTCGACGTCCCGACGCGAACCGATTTCGAGCGGCTGCTCGGCGACGCCGCCATCACCGCCGACTCGACGGTCGTCATCTACGGCGACATGATGAACTGGTTCGCCGCCTACGCCTACTGGCTGTTCATCTACTACGGCCACGACGACGTTCGCCTGCTCGACGGCGGCCGTGATCGCTGGCGGGCCCGCGATCTGCCGGTGACGACCGACGTGCCCCGATTCACCGGTCGGTCGTACGAAGTGACGACGACGAACGGCGCTGTCAGGGCGGACCGACCGGACGTCGAGGACGCGATGGGTCGTGGCGTCCCGCTCGTCGACGTTCGCACCCCCGAGGAGTACCGCGGCGAGATCCTCGCTCCACCGGGCTGGAACGAGGGCGTTCAGCGCGGCGGTCACATCCCAGGGGCGGTGAACGTCCCGTGGAGCCAGGTCGTCGACGACGACGGCTGTTTCAAACCCGGGGCGGAGCTGCGGGAGCTCTACCGAGAGGCGGGCCTCGATCCGGCAACCGAGGTCATCACCTACTGTCGTATCGGCGAACGCTCGGCGCTGACGTGGTTCGTCCTCAGCGAACTCCTCGGCTACGACGACGTGCGCAACTACTACGGCTCGTGGGTCGAGTGGGGAAACACGGTCGGCGCGTCGATCGAGAAGGGCCAGCGTGCCGAGATTCGCCGAGAGTAG
- the glpB gene encoding glycerol-3-phosphate dehydrogenase subunit GlpB → MAIEDDVCVIGGGLAGMTSALRAAREGARVRLVSHKKSTLRHASGLVDVLGYTPDGELVAEPFGALAALPAGHPYERVGVDAVRDGLGLFDEVVGDAYYGDHTDANALVPTHGGTVKPTARYPESAAAGLASDPRETLLVGFETLTAFDAPLAADHLDAAGVPAATRGVTVPFPGAFRADSRVTRFAHALDRDEAIETNAGTTGARRALATAVDPHLDGAERVGFPAVLGDDESSDVRAALETRLGVDVFEVPMGPPSLPGLRLERLFTAALDDAGVRRTTGNPVVDFEADGERIQAVYVDRNGQRAPFHADEFVLATGGLVGKGIDSDRDGVIEPIFDCHVPHPDDRYEWFVDEAFGDHPFARFGVDVDAELRPLDADGGIEYANLRAAGGVLGGADFAAEKSGSGISLATGYAAGRAAGEAV, encoded by the coding sequence GTGGCGATTGAGGACGACGTTTGCGTGATCGGCGGCGGCCTCGCGGGGATGACGAGCGCGCTCCGGGCGGCCCGCGAGGGCGCACGGGTGCGACTCGTCTCCCACAAGAAGAGCACGCTCCGGCACGCGAGCGGTCTCGTCGACGTTCTGGGGTACACCCCAGATGGCGAACTGGTCGCGGAGCCGTTCGGTGCGCTCGCCGCCCTTCCGGCGGGCCATCCCTACGAACGGGTCGGCGTCGACGCGGTGCGGGACGGACTCGGCCTGTTCGACGAGGTGGTCGGTGACGCCTACTACGGCGATCACACCGACGCGAACGCGCTCGTGCCGACTCACGGGGGAACGGTGAAACCGACTGCGCGCTATCCCGAAAGCGCGGCTGCTGGGTTGGCGAGCGATCCCCGGGAAACGCTGCTCGTGGGCTTCGAAACCCTGACCGCGTTCGACGCGCCGCTCGCCGCCGACCACCTCGACGCTGCTGGCGTCCCTGCGGCGACACGCGGCGTCACGGTCCCGTTCCCCGGCGCGTTCCGGGCCGATTCGCGGGTGACGCGCTTTGCGCACGCGCTCGACCGTGACGAGGCGATCGAGACGAATGCCGGGACGACCGGTGCGCGGCGGGCGCTCGCCACGGCGGTCGACCCCCACCTCGACGGTGCGGAACGAGTGGGGTTCCCGGCGGTGCTCGGCGACGACGAGTCGAGCGACGTTCGGGCAGCGCTCGAAACCCGCCTCGGGGTCGACGTTTTCGAGGTCCCGATGGGGCCGCCGAGCCTCCCCGGGCTCCGGCTCGAACGGCTGTTTACGGCAGCGCTCGACGATGCGGGCGTTCGCCGGACGACCGGCAACCCGGTCGTGGATTTCGAGGCCGACGGCGAGCGGATACAGGCGGTGTACGTGGATCGGAACGGCCAGCGAGCCCCCTTCCACGCCGACGAGTTCGTGCTCGCCACCGGCGGCCTCGTCGGCAAGGGGATCGACTCCGACCGCGACGGCGTGATCGAACCGATCTTCGACTGTCACGTTCCCCACCCCGACGACCGCTACGAGTGGTTCGTCGACGAGGCGTTCGGCGACCATCCGTTCGCACGCTTCGGCGTCGATGTCGATGCGGAGTTGCGACCGCTCGACGCCGACGGGGGTATCGAGTACGCGAACCTTCGCGCTGCTGGGGGCGTTCTCGGTGGTGCGGACTTCGCGGCGGAGAAATCGGGCAGCGGTATCTCGCTTGCGACCGGCTACGCTGCCGGTCGTGCGGCGGGCGAGGCGGTGTGA
- a CDS encoding RidA family protein, which yields MHRERVSTGTEWESQVGYSRAVRVGSQVHVSGTTATDDSGAIVGVGDPYEQTVHALSNIERALEDTGTAIGNVVRTRLYVTDIDDWEAIGAAHREVFDDVRPATSMVEVARLIDPDLLVEIEATAVVGATDDAE from the coding sequence ATGCACCGCGAGCGCGTCTCGACCGGCACCGAGTGGGAATCGCAGGTGGGTTACTCGCGCGCCGTGCGTGTCGGGTCCCAGGTCCACGTCTCGGGGACGACTGCGACCGACGACAGTGGTGCGATCGTCGGTGTGGGCGATCCGTACGAACAGACCGTCCACGCGCTCTCGAACATCGAGCGTGCGCTCGAAGACACGGGCACGGCGATCGGGAACGTGGTTCGCACTCGCCTCTACGTCACCGATATCGACGATTGGGAAGCGATCGGTGCGGCCCACCGTGAGGTCTTCGATGACGTTCGGCCCGCGACCAGCATGGTCGAGGTTGCACGGCTGATCGATCCCGACCTCCTCGTGGAGATCGAGGCCACCGCCGTCGTGGGTGCGACTGACGACGCCGAGTAA
- a CDS encoding DUF7473 family protein, whose translation MIGTAVLQVSPTTGGPLAYLGTFLLAAGAYALTAHIAARNVLGDVPLRRAGVIGLVLAVIVVALQQYGLIAFVVAIAVDFALIRYVYRLRLRTTGLVTLVHVVVSILLLFVVLSAYRLIGTAPT comes from the coding sequence ATGATCGGGACCGCCGTGTTACAGGTTTCCCCGACTACGGGCGGCCCGCTCGCCTATCTCGGCACCTTTCTCCTCGCGGCAGGGGCGTACGCGCTGACGGCCCACATCGCCGCACGGAACGTGCTCGGCGACGTCCCGCTTCGGCGGGCGGGCGTGATCGGTCTCGTGCTCGCGGTGATCGTCGTCGCCCTCCAGCAGTACGGACTGATCGCGTTCGTCGTGGCGATCGCGGTCGATTTCGCTCTCATCCGGTACGTCTATCGACTGCGGCTTCGGACGACGGGCCTCGTCACCCTCGTCCACGTCGTCGTGAGTATCCTCCTGCTGTTCGTCGTTCTCAGTGCCTATCGGCTGATCGGGACCGCCCCGACCTGA
- a CDS encoding Cdc6/Cdc18 family protein — protein sequence MDLTARIRRRQRSGNDSRLVLDYDAISPVAHLGEPTGRGSVLERLLDYVDPVFDGELPPNAYVWGPPGTGKSAVVTALFARLGRLHSPSRSVIHTSTRGGTGTTPDLVYVDARHASSDFGLYRTVLDAVLDESVPEHGVGTDALHARLTEYLAPYERRVLVAIDHVGEPGARPLSEIVAAFADDASLSWLVVGRPSPSTLPDSVRPPEHIEVPAYRDLALVDVLTARASEGMARQAVEHEQLRRLASWADGNAHDALCALFVAADEAVAEGSTRLRERDLRTGMNAVPRPSVSLGRVFALPDNRQRVLRRLIDIDAGQCGSVDAAADAVAASPNIDLSAGTVKRLLYEIANDGIAERVTSDRASESVGRPPSRLEPRFPTTVFRRLYDLSNA from the coding sequence ATGGACCTCACAGCCCGTATCCGCCGACGACAGCGCTCGGGGAACGACTCGCGGCTGGTGCTCGATTACGATGCGATCAGCCCCGTCGCCCACCTCGGAGAGCCGACTGGTCGAGGATCGGTACTCGAACGCCTCCTCGACTACGTCGATCCGGTGTTCGACGGGGAACTCCCGCCGAACGCGTACGTCTGGGGGCCCCCCGGAACGGGGAAGTCGGCAGTCGTCACCGCGCTGTTCGCCCGGCTCGGACGGCTGCATTCGCCGTCGAGATCGGTCATCCACACCTCGACCCGTGGCGGGACGGGCACGACGCCCGATCTCGTGTACGTCGACGCGCGCCACGCGAGCAGCGACTTCGGGCTGTATCGGACGGTGCTCGACGCGGTGCTCGACGAGTCCGTTCCGGAACACGGCGTCGGCACGGACGCGCTCCACGCGCGCCTGACCGAGTACCTCGCGCCCTACGAACGTCGCGTCCTCGTCGCCATCGATCACGTCGGCGAGCCCGGAGCGCGCCCACTCTCCGAGATCGTGGCGGCGTTCGCGGACGACGCGTCGCTCTCGTGGCTCGTCGTCGGTCGACCGTCGCCGTCGACGCTTCCCGATTCCGTTCGGCCGCCGGAGCACATCGAGGTGCCCGCCTACCGCGATCTCGCGCTGGTGGACGTGCTGACGGCTCGTGCGTCGGAAGGAATGGCTCGCCAGGCCGTCGAGCACGAACAGCTTCGACGGCTCGCGAGCTGGGCCGACGGCAACGCCCACGACGCGCTCTGTGCGCTGTTCGTTGCGGCGGACGAGGCCGTCGCCGAAGGGAGTACCCGGCTTCGCGAACGCGACCTCCGCACCGGGATGAACGCCGTTCCCCGCCCGTCGGTCTCGCTCGGGCGGGTGTTCGCGCTGCCGGACAACCGCCAGCGGGTGTTGCGCCGCCTCATCGACATCGACGCGGGGCAATGCGGTTCCGTCGATGCCGCAGCCGATGCCGTCGCCGCGTCGCCGAACATCGATCTGTCGGCAGGAACCGTGAAACGCTTGCTCTACGAGATCGCGAACGACGGCATCGCCGAGCGCGTCACCAGCGACCGCGCGTCCGAGAGCGTCGGTCGGCCACCGAGCCGGCTCGAACCCCGATTCCCGACCACGGTCTTCCGGCGGCTCTACGACCTGTCGAACGCGTAG
- the hisG gene encoding ATP phosphoribosyltransferase, which yields MRIAVPNKGRLHDPTIDVLERAGLHVADGADRKLYAETVDPEVTVLFVRAADIPEYVADGAADVGITGLDQVHEAGVDLHDLLDLGYGSCRLVLAAPEKSAVESVDDLAGGTVATEFPNVARNFFAERGIDPDIVEVSGATELTPHVDVADAIIDITSTGTTLAVNNLAIVEEVLQSSVRLVARPDVVDDPKVEEVATALASVISADDKRYLMMNVPTDRLDDVREVIPGLGGPTVMDIAGEDWVAVHAVVDEDDVFATINDVKGMGASDVLVTEIERLVE from the coding sequence ATGCGCATCGCCGTGCCCAACAAGGGCCGCCTGCACGATCCGACGATCGACGTGCTCGAACGCGCCGGGCTCCACGTCGCCGACGGCGCTGACCGGAAGCTCTACGCCGAGACGGTCGATCCCGAGGTCACAGTCCTGTTCGTTCGCGCCGCCGACATCCCGGAGTACGTCGCCGACGGGGCGGCCGACGTCGGGATCACGGGGTTGGACCAGGTCCACGAAGCCGGAGTCGACCTCCACGACCTGCTCGATCTCGGCTACGGCTCCTGTCGATTGGTACTCGCCGCCCCCGAGAAAAGCGCGGTCGAGTCGGTCGACGATCTCGCCGGCGGCACCGTAGCGACAGAGTTCCCGAACGTCGCTCGCAACTTCTTCGCCGAGCGAGGGATCGATCCCGACATCGTGGAGGTCTCGGGGGCAACGGAGCTCACACCCCACGTCGACGTCGCCGACGCGATCATCGACATCACCTCGACGGGGACCACGCTCGCGGTCAACAACCTCGCGATCGTCGAGGAGGTGCTCCAGAGTTCGGTGCGGCTGGTCGCCCGCCCCGACGTCGTCGACGACCCGAAAGTCGAGGAGGTCGCGACCGCGCTCGCGTCGGTGATCTCGGCCGACGACAAGCGCTATCTGATGATGAACGTCCCGACCGACCGCCTCGACGACGTTCGCGAGGTCATCCCCGGTCTCGGCGGGCCGACGGTGATGGACATCGCGGGCGAGGACTGGGTCGCGGTCCATGCGGTGGTCGACGAGGACGACGTCTTCGCGACGATCAACGACGTCAAGGGAATGGGCGCGAGCGACGTTCTCGTGACCGAGATCGAGCGCCTCGTCGAGTAA
- the glpA gene encoding anaerobic glycerol-3-phosphate dehydrogenase subunit GlpA has product MGREMEVLVIGGGSTGCGIARDLSMRGVDVTLVERGNLTHGTTGRMHGLLHSGGRYAVSDQESAAECIAENRVLREIASHTVEMTGGLFVQKPGDPDEYFEEKLAGCRECGIPAEVLSGAEAREIEPYLARDVERAIRVPDGAIDPFRLCVANAADAEKHGARIETHAEVTDVLVEDGQVKGVEVRHASGPGKRTHRDPGTTERIEADHVVNATGAWAGQLGAMAGVEVEVRPSKGVMTVMNCRQVDTVVNRCRPKGDADIVVPHETACILGTTDEEVEDPDDYPEEQWEVDMMIDTLSELVPILSEARTLRSFWGVRPLYEPPDTGTTDPTDITRQFFLLDHADRDDLAGMTTIVGGKFTTYRLMAEQITDHVCGKLGVDAPCRTADEPLPGSNDFSVLRDYMEEFGLRSPIGRRSTERLGSKADRVLKTDDPNPVVCTCEAVTRAELEDAIDDAGTDLNATRIRTRASMGNCQGGFCAHRMASLLHPDHDEATTRAALDDLYAERWKGQRHALWGEQLSQAMLNHALHATTMNRDHDPAAREETIEYDRFDAGPSTSAADAATDGEGVNRGD; this is encoded by the coding sequence ATGGGACGTGAAATGGAGGTGCTCGTCATCGGGGGTGGGTCGACCGGCTGCGGTATCGCTCGTGACCTGTCGATGCGCGGCGTCGACGTCACGCTCGTCGAACGGGGCAACCTCACTCACGGCACGACCGGGCGGATGCACGGGCTGCTCCACAGCGGCGGGCGGTATGCGGTCTCGGATCAAGAGAGCGCCGCCGAGTGTATCGCCGAGAACCGCGTGCTCCGGGAGATCGCGAGCCACACGGTCGAGATGACCGGCGGGCTGTTCGTCCAGAAACCCGGCGATCCGGACGAGTACTTCGAGGAGAAACTCGCGGGCTGTCGGGAGTGTGGAATCCCGGCGGAGGTGCTCTCCGGTGCGGAGGCTCGCGAGATCGAGCCGTATCTCGCGCGTGATGTCGAGCGCGCGATCCGGGTCCCCGACGGAGCCATCGATCCGTTCCGGCTCTGTGTCGCGAACGCCGCCGACGCGGAGAAACACGGTGCGCGCATCGAAACCCACGCCGAGGTCACGGACGTGCTCGTCGAGGACGGGCAAGTCAAAGGTGTCGAAGTGCGTCACGCGAGCGGTCCCGGCAAGCGCACCCACCGCGATCCTGGCACCACCGAGCGTATCGAGGCCGACCACGTCGTGAACGCGACGGGCGCGTGGGCCGGCCAGTTAGGAGCGATGGCGGGCGTCGAGGTCGAGGTTCGCCCGTCGAAGGGCGTGATGACGGTGATGAACTGCCGGCAGGTCGATACCGTGGTCAATCGATGTCGACCGAAGGGCGACGCCGATATCGTGGTGCCCCACGAGACGGCGTGTATCCTCGGCACGACCGACGAGGAGGTCGAAGATCCCGACGACTACCCCGAGGAGCAGTGGGAGGTGGACATGATGATCGACACCCTCTCGGAGCTCGTGCCGATCCTGAGCGAGGCGCGCACGCTCCGATCCTTTTGGGGTGTCCGCCCGCTGTACGAACCGCCGGACACCGGCACCACGGACCCGACCGACATCACGCGACAGTTCTTCCTGCTCGATCACGCCGATCGCGACGACCTCGCCGGCATGACCACCATCGTGGGCGGGAAGTTCACGACCTATCGGTTGATGGCCGAGCAGATCACCGATCACGTCTGCGGGAAACTCGGCGTCGACGCCCCCTGCCGAACCGCCGACGAGCCGCTACCGGGGAGCAACGACTTCTCCGTGCTCCGGGACTACATGGAGGAGTTCGGGCTGCGATCGCCCATCGGTCGCCGGAGCACCGAACGGCTGGGGAGCAAGGCCGACAGGGTCCTGAAGACCGACGATCCGAACCCGGTGGTCTGTACGTGCGAGGCGGTCACGCGCGCGGAACTGGAGGACGCGATCGACGACGCTGGCACCGACCTGAACGCCACCCGCATCCGGACCCGTGCCTCGATGGGCAACTGTCAGGGTGGGTTCTGTGCACATCGGATGGCTTCTCTGTTGCATCCCGACCACGACGAGGCCACCACGCGCGCCGCGCTCGATGACCTCTACGCCGAGCGCTGGAAGGGCCAGCGCCACGCGCTCTGGGGCGAACAGCTCTCCCAGGCGATGTTGAACCACGCGCTTCACGCGACCACGATGAACCGCGACCACGACCCGGCTGCGCGCGAGGAAACGATCGAGTACGACCGATTCGATGCAGGGCCGTCCACGTCGGCCGCCGACGCAGCGACCGACGGAGAGGGGGTCAACCGTGGCGATTGA
- a CDS encoding TATA-box-binding protein, producing MSAQDPKETINIENVVASTGIGQELDLQSVAMDLEGADYDPEQFPGLVYRTQEPKSAALIFRSGKIVCTGAKSTADVHESLEIVFDKLRDLEIRVEDDPEIVVQNIVTSADLQKTLNLNAIAIGLGLENIEYEPEQFPGLVYRLDDPEVVALLFGSGKLVITGGKEPADAEHAVDKITDRLDDLGLLDG from the coding sequence ATGTCTGCCCAAGACCCAAAGGAGACGATCAACATCGAGAACGTTGTGGCGTCGACGGGTATCGGCCAGGAGCTCGATCTCCAGAGCGTGGCGATGGACCTCGAAGGGGCCGACTACGACCCCGAACAGTTCCCCGGCCTCGTCTACCGGACCCAGGAGCCCAAATCCGCCGCGCTGATCTTCCGGTCGGGCAAGATCGTCTGTACCGGGGCGAAAAGCACCGCCGACGTCCACGAGAGTCTGGAGATCGTCTTCGACAAGCTCCGCGACCTCGAGATCCGCGTCGAGGACGACCCCGAGATCGTGGTCCAGAACATCGTCACGAGCGCCGACCTCCAGAAGACGCTGAATCTGAACGCGATCGCGATCGGGCTCGGTCTCGAAAACATCGAGTACGAGCCCGAGCAGTTCCCCGGCCTCGTCTACCGGCTCGACGATCCCGAGGTCGTCGCGCTGCTGTTCGGATCGGGCAAACTCGTCATCACTGGCGGGAAGGAGCCTGCCGACGCCGAACACGCGGTCGACAAGATCACCGACCGACTCGACGATCTCGGCCTCCTCGACGGGTAA